One genomic segment of Halorientalis litorea includes these proteins:
- a CDS encoding antitoxin VapB family protein translates to MSHQVRLDDDVYEHIKSRKRDDETFSEAIERLTGAWTLLNFAEGDAVIDTAAHREILEQAERQSSDDTRARLERMGVEVDE, encoded by the coding sequence ATGAGCCATCAGGTCCGACTCGACGACGACGTGTACGAACACATCAAGAGTCGGAAACGCGACGACGAGACGTTCTCCGAGGCGATAGAGCGGCTCACCGGTGCGTGGACGCTCCTCAACTTCGCCGAAGGGGACGCCGTAATCGACACGGCGGCACACCGGGAAATTCTCGAACAGGCCGAGCGGCAGAGCAGCGACGACACGAGAGCACGACTCGAGCGGATGGGCGTCGAAGTCGACGAATGA
- a CDS encoding MarR family transcriptional regulator, producing MSIDRDTFKNASEDELADLSVPDQVLGFLAANEDRAFKAREIASQIGTDEGAVSTALSRLKDRDLVEHKATYWAITDDTERLEGYSGYERATALFNEQLGTEDKESWREHAPSESHPSVEDEQ from the coding sequence ATGTCCATCGACCGAGACACATTCAAGAACGCGAGCGAGGACGAGCTCGCGGATCTTTCGGTCCCTGACCAAGTCCTCGGATTTCTCGCCGCCAACGAGGATCGGGCGTTCAAGGCCCGCGAAATCGCCTCTCAGATTGGCACCGACGAGGGCGCGGTCAGCACTGCTCTCTCACGATTGAAGGATCGTGATCTCGTCGAACACAAGGCAACGTACTGGGCGATCACCGACGACACCGAGCGACTCGAAGGATACAGCGGCTACGAACGGGCGACTGCTCTGTTCAACGAGCAACTCGGCACAGAAGACAAGGAATCTTGGCGCGAACACGCGCCCAGCGAGTCACACCCGAGCGTTGAGGACGAACAGTGA
- a CDS encoding PIN domain-containing protein codes for MILDTDFLVDLDAGNPEAIETAAELEADGVPLRVTTVVVQELYVAVGAGSESFTNARKYEALVANKPVVEMDEAIARQAGALEGQHIASDSKPDLGTGDAVVAATGLQYNEPVVTSDRDFTAVDGLPVELV; via the coding sequence ATGATACTTGACACGGACTTTCTCGTCGACCTCGACGCAGGGAACCCGGAAGCCATCGAGACGGCGGCAGAACTCGAAGCGGACGGCGTACCGTTGCGGGTCACGACGGTCGTGGTGCAGGAACTCTACGTCGCTGTCGGTGCGGGGTCGGAATCGTTCACGAACGCCCGGAAGTACGAGGCGTTGGTCGCGAACAAACCCGTGGTTGAGATGGACGAAGCGATTGCACGACAGGCGGGCGCGCTGGAAGGGCAACATATCGCCAGCGACAGCAAACCGGACCTCGGGACTGGGGACGCTGTCGTCGCTGCGACAGGGCTACAGTACAACGAGCCTGTCGTGACCAGTGACAGGGATTTCACCGCTGTCGACGGACTCCCTGTAGAGCTTGTTTGA
- a CDS encoding alpha/beta hydrolase family protein, producing the protein MPTTQRVPVADGESVAVVHHEAPADDWLFFCHGFLSDKSGSYETRCERAVEEGYNAVRFDFRGCGESDGAFVDQTLTAKLADLEAVVDHFDPREYVLFGSSFGGKVAFHTAATDERVTAVVTRAPVTSNEAFEDYRAIVEREGTVELDTGVSIDERFFEDFDRYPFEDVSERLCCPVAILHGADDVVVPIAGSFDAAAALDTHVCLEKFAGEGHRFSRAAEATLRQRVFDWLDSR; encoded by the coding sequence ATGCCGACGACACAACGGGTCCCCGTCGCGGACGGCGAGTCTGTCGCGGTGGTCCACCACGAGGCACCGGCGGACGACTGGCTGTTCTTCTGTCACGGCTTCCTCAGCGACAAGAGTGGGAGCTACGAGACCAGGTGTGAGCGCGCAGTCGAGGAAGGCTACAACGCGGTCCGGTTCGATTTCCGTGGCTGTGGCGAGTCCGACGGCGCGTTCGTCGACCAGACACTCACCGCGAAACTCGCCGACTTGGAAGCTGTCGTCGACCACTTCGACCCGCGGGAGTACGTCCTGTTCGGGTCCAGTTTCGGCGGGAAAGTCGCCTTCCACACGGCCGCGACGGACGAGCGAGTGACCGCCGTCGTCACGCGTGCCCCAGTGACGAGTAACGAGGCATTCGAAGACTACCGGGCCATCGTCGAACGCGAGGGAACCGTCGAGTTGGACACCGGTGTCAGCATCGACGAGCGGTTCTTCGAGGACTTCGACCGGTACCCCTTCGAAGACGTGTCGGAGAGGCTTTGCTGTCCCGTCGCGATACTCCACGGAGCCGACGACGTGGTGGTGCCGATTGCCGGGAGTTTCGACGCGGCCGCCGCACTCGATACGCACGTATGCCTCGAAAAGTTCGCCGGTGAGGGCCACCGGTTCTCTCGCGCCGCAGAGGCGACGCTCCGTCAGCGGGTGTTCGACTGGCTGGACAGTCGCTGA
- a CDS encoding phage integrase SAM-like domain-containing protein — protein MPDRALSTPLDDSFERYLQDKGKGRGGDGGNYRRNAARELERFAAWAAGDGGDDDWAGIILDGADREPRFGDLDERVFREYARHLAGDRGLKQNTVQTYYAYVSAWCGWCVNEGYLESHYAQRASAMAPLPEDDGRKPGDQQAWTSEQRHRLTRHVDEQARDAIEAYTSLSTDVDEIDTQRARYTALKKARDRALVFALAYTAVRVGELLRDPNDPRRRGVRWEDIDLADGSMDVYRKKQQWDAASLPDPVISPLRSYRTLLAPPTERWPVFPTFDQRTLANTVRAELADRGVRPAAVQERRDASARDLLLALDADIRPESLTTDGARSILERLTDDAGIEISRSKHEYLAPHGGRRGMGEVLVRAFGYTVAARYLDNSEEMVRERYSHIEAGELGDVATEALDEIDGSVQ, from the coding sequence ATGCCTGATCGAGCGCTTTCAACGCCGCTCGACGACAGCTTCGAGCGCTACCTCCAGGACAAAGGGAAAGGCCGCGGCGGCGACGGTGGGAACTACCGCCGGAACGCCGCCCGCGAACTCGAACGATTCGCGGCGTGGGCCGCAGGCGACGGCGGTGACGACGACTGGGCCGGAATCATCCTGGACGGTGCCGACCGTGAACCCAGGTTCGGGGACCTCGACGAACGGGTCTTCCGCGAGTACGCCCGCCACCTCGCTGGGGACCGCGGCCTGAAACAGAACACCGTCCAGACCTACTACGCGTACGTTTCGGCGTGGTGTGGTTGGTGCGTCAACGAGGGGTATCTGGAGTCCCACTACGCCCAGCGAGCCAGCGCGATGGCACCGCTCCCGGAGGACGACGGCCGCAAACCCGGCGACCAGCAGGCGTGGACCTCCGAACAGCGACACCGACTGACCCGCCACGTCGACGAACAGGCCCGGGACGCTATCGAGGCGTACACCTCCCTGTCCACAGATGTCGATGAAATCGACACACAGCGCGCTCGCTACACAGCCCTGAAGAAAGCTCGGGACCGGGCACTCGTGTTCGCCCTCGCGTACACCGCCGTCCGCGTCGGTGAACTGCTCCGGGACCCGAACGACCCGCGTCGACGCGGCGTTCGGTGGGAAGACATCGACCTCGCGGACGGGAGTATGGATGTCTACCGGAAGAAACAGCAGTGGGACGCCGCCAGTCTTCCCGACCCCGTCATCTCGCCGCTACGCAGTTACCGGACGCTGCTGGCCCCACCGACCGAGCGGTGGCCGGTGTTCCCGACGTTCGATCAGCGGACGCTCGCCAACACGGTTCGAGCTGAACTGGCCGACCGCGGCGTCCGCCCTGCGGCCGTTCAGGAACGACGGGACGCCTCCGCTCGTGACCTACTGTTGGCTCTCGACGCGGATATCCGACCGGAGTCGCTCACGACTGACGGTGCCCGCTCGATTCTCGAACGACTTACCGACGACGCCGGTATCGAAATTTCTCGTTCGAAACACGAGTATCTCGCGCCCCACGGCGGCCGCCGCGGAATGGGCGAGGTACTGGTCCGGGCGTTCGGGTACACCGTCGCCGCCCGATATCTCGACAACTCAGAGGAGATGGTCCGTGAGCGGTACTCTCACATCGAAGCCGGGGAACTCGGTGACGTCGCGACGGAGGCCCTCGACGAGATCGACGGGAGCGTCCAGTGA
- a CDS encoding ribonuclease H-like domain-containing protein, translating into MLKANHCPSRRSLRTVCIETISLIFWIGLYSYRDDEFTQLVSLDDERSLLADFRDYLKQQEMPTVVYYAGNSFDENRLLESAERTNVKIADIIDEWVDLCLLARRTTFLPRKCHELDAVASGLGYIFAHPDG; encoded by the coding sequence TTGCTGAAGGCGAATCACTGTCCATCACGAAGGAGTTTGAGAACCGTATGCATTGAGACGATCAGTCTCATCTTCTGGATCGGTTTATACAGCTATCGCGACGATGAGTTCACACAACTGGTTTCGCTTGATGACGAAAGGTCACTACTAGCAGACTTCCGTGACTATCTAAAACAACAGGAGATGCCAACTGTCGTATACTACGCTGGGAACAGCTTCGATGAAAACCGATTGTTGGAGTCTGCTGAGCGGACCAACGTCAAGATTGCCGATATTATCGACGAGTGGGTTGATCTGTGTTTATTGGCTCGAAGGACGACATTTCTTCCACGAAAATGCCATGAGCTGGATGCTGTCGCCTCTGGATTGGGGTATATTTTCGCCCATCCCGATGGGTAG
- a CDS encoding DUF3592 domain-containing protein, producing MKLPVGITTLHLSRKSAYLLAFAVALVGAGGYSYVQQGQAVDDAVAVEATVDSAQVERIDSRRSIDYEPEIEYTYEYQGETYTSEQVFPGPTIRTYSDRSEAQSVVRSYEPGTTVQAYVRPSAPSNAFLIRERTPWPTRALAVGSVLLGLVVLAGLGEKRPGRHELRPEREVRSPPSQTWVERNDERLRRLSKWVLLVCFVAFWLSMVGLAFGILSLAEGSARSVEADLLGPVGLPLLAAAAFWIGMILSLCLYGVQSFSRYRRLRRRLPEPRPPSPFRHPSRLVTILGTDGDELPEYGRRVRVTGWAFLIAIGMTAVLVQLLYTAS from the coding sequence ATGAAACTCCCCGTGGGAATCACCACCCTCCACCTCTCACGAAAGAGCGCCTACCTGCTGGCCTTCGCGGTCGCCCTCGTCGGAGCCGGTGGATACAGCTACGTCCAGCAGGGACAGGCTGTCGACGACGCCGTCGCCGTCGAGGCGACGGTCGACAGCGCACAAGTGGAGCGGATAGATAGCCGGCGAAGCATCGATTACGAACCGGAGATCGAGTACACGTACGAGTATCAGGGCGAAACGTACACCAGCGAGCAGGTGTTCCCGGGGCCGACCATTCGAACCTACTCGGATCGGTCGGAAGCTCAGTCCGTCGTTCGGTCGTACGAGCCGGGGACGACGGTCCAAGCGTACGTGCGGCCATCGGCTCCGAGTAACGCGTTCCTGATCAGGGAGCGGACCCCGTGGCCGACGCGAGCGCTCGCCGTTGGGAGCGTCCTGCTTGGCCTCGTCGTGCTCGCCGGCCTGGGGGAGAAACGTCCGGGCCGACACGAGCTCCGCCCGGAGCGCGAGGTGCGGTCGCCGCCGTCCCAAACGTGGGTCGAACGCAACGACGAAAGGCTCCGTCGGCTGTCGAAGTGGGTGCTCCTCGTCTGCTTCGTGGCGTTCTGGCTCTCGATGGTCGGGTTGGCGTTCGGCATCCTGAGCCTGGCTGAGGGGTCGGCACGATCGGTCGAGGCCGACCTCCTCGGACCGGTCGGCCTCCCGCTGCTCGCGGCGGCCGCCTTCTGGATCGGCATGATCCTCTCGTTGTGTCTGTACGGCGTCCAGTCGTTCAGTCGGTACCGACGACTCCGGCGGCGGCTCCCCGAACCGCGGCCGCCGAGTCCGTTCAGACATCCGAGTCGGCTCGTCACGATACTCGGGACCGACGGCGACGAGTTACCCGAGTACGGACGGCGCGTCCGGGTAACCGGCTGGGCGTTCCTGATCGCCATCGGGATGACCGCCGTCCTCGTACAACTCCTCTACACGGCGAGCTGA
- a CDS encoding DUF6498-containing protein, with protein sequence MGSVAAVANLVPLVGVLALGWNVYSLLVLYWIEGLVTVLLAAAKALFAERGSPGLPDIEPLHELREKRGGWRPVSRLPAVYPRNVPFAASILGFWTVAVLPASVLYWLAATPVIRPSRSLLVGGVGLVITQLHEFLSDYLAGQEYADVSAQEILREPLQLGLVTLTLGLLASAGDRSGGLVLLTGIVVVKTTTSVYRIVTDHTDLPVPSVLDGAFDGSHAEPRPDIDTPDGPVRGRVSVDAAPVLLGSLPMIAFGFAHRSTFAILIGLAFAALTGGWVWLVLGLVFVLVVASVRIGSYYLRYGTIEYRRYEEQLVAYDTALGAVQWTAPVDSATFSIRNAIPDRLLDTGTLEVSGTDPDDRDTQIGPVADLDATIERLELPVADPARPERDSAVIASALLLALFFLAVPAGLALSPKVDTAQLIGLAIGVGPIFLLPVVLMIWAALRRV encoded by the coding sequence GTGGGCAGCGTTGCGGCCGTCGCCAATCTCGTTCCGCTGGTCGGCGTCCTAGCCCTCGGCTGGAACGTCTACTCGCTGCTGGTGCTCTACTGGATCGAGGGACTGGTGACGGTGTTGCTGGCTGCGGCGAAGGCACTGTTCGCCGAACGTGGCTCGCCGGGGCTTCCCGATATCGAGCCGCTTCACGAGCTTCGTGAGAAGCGTGGTGGCTGGCGTCCCGTCTCCCGGCTACCCGCGGTTTATCCACGGAACGTCCCGTTCGCGGCGTCGATACTCGGGTTCTGGACCGTCGCCGTCCTCCCGGCGAGCGTCCTCTACTGGCTGGCGGCGACGCCGGTGATACGCCCGTCGCGGTCCCTGCTCGTCGGCGGTGTCGGACTGGTGATCACACAGCTCCACGAGTTCCTGTCCGACTACCTCGCCGGACAGGAGTACGCCGACGTCTCCGCCCAAGAGATCCTGCGTGAACCCCTACAGCTCGGCCTCGTGACTCTCACGTTGGGTCTGCTCGCGAGCGCCGGCGACCGATCCGGTGGGCTAGTCCTCCTCACCGGCATCGTCGTTGTCAAGACTACGACCTCGGTCTATCGGATCGTCACTGATCACACGGACCTCCCAGTGCCGTCCGTCCTCGACGGGGCGTTCGACGGGAGCCACGCCGAGCCACGTCCGGATATCGACACCCCGGACGGACCCGTTCGTGGACGGGTATCCGTCGACGCGGCACCCGTCCTGCTCGGCAGCCTCCCGATGATCGCGTTCGGGTTCGCTCACCGGTCCACGTTCGCTATCCTGATCGGGCTGGCGTTCGCCGCACTCACCGGTGGCTGGGTCTGGCTCGTCTTAGGGCTAGTGTTCGTCCTCGTCGTCGCCAGTGTGCGTATCGGTAGCTACTACCTGCGGTACGGGACGATCGAGTATCGCCGGTACGAGGAGCAACTCGTGGCCTACGATACGGCACTCGGAGCCGTCCAGTGGACTGCCCCGGTGGACTCGGCGACGTTCTCGATCCGCAACGCAATCCCGGACCGACTGCTCGACACCGGCACGCTGGAGGTATCCGGGACCGATCCCGACGACCGTGACACTCAAATTGGCCCGGTTGCCGACCTCGACGCAACGATCGAGAGGCTCGAACTCCCCGTAGCGGACCCCGCTCGCCCCGAGCGTGATTCGGCCGTCATCGCATCTGCCCTGTTGCTCGCACTCTTCTTTCTCGCTGTTCCCGCTGGTCTCGCCCTCAGCCCGAAAGTCGACACCGCACAGCTGATCGGACTCGCCATCGGCGTTGGACCGATTTTTTTGCTGCCGGTCGTGCTCATGATCTGGGCGGCGCTCAGGCGAGTCTAG
- a CDS encoding aldehyde ferredoxin oxidoreductase family protein gives MQHARGPLVSIDLSTQTTDTEDITEEQESFIGGRGVASKLAFDRLPFDADPLGAQNRLYFTTGPLQYSQMSFTGRMNATAVSPLTGGLLSSNAGGFLSRNFTGAGYGAVEIKGESDELLAVHVTDDGVTFEAVPELDGATVPEVDDYMAGEHGLDEDQIACIGPAGENLVRFASIMTTESRAFGRGGLGAVLGAKNLKAITFEGDSAPSVEISPTAADVHRDAATSDSIMKRQGTTSVTDLANEVNGMPTRYWSARQFEGIEGINGDSVEAKKFKKGTCSQCAFACKLPTKDEESGVETEGPEFETVMAFGSNAGVDDIVDVMKSNEQCDIYGVDTISCGNTIAAYLASEDEFGNTDLIHDLVERIAHREGVGDTLAEGIARCHEELGVTDYTVKNLDFAAHEGRTLHGQGLAYAVANRGADHMYATFYAWEYPLVDPDEAFPQKGLEDKPAAVAKQENARALEDCGVLCRFSRGMMTPERLSDLFEADYETLLDVGGRVVELERAFNNRRGFDVEDDDLPYREYIEGDLDAAIREYYEARGWREDGVVPGLGEPVGESTAAGD, from the coding sequence ATGCAACACGCTCGCGGTCCACTTGTCTCCATCGACCTCAGTACACAGACCACGGACACGGAAGACATCACCGAAGAACAGGAATCGTTCATCGGCGGCCGCGGAGTCGCATCCAAACTCGCCTTCGACCGCCTCCCGTTCGATGCCGACCCGCTCGGGGCCCAGAACAGGCTCTACTTCACGACTGGCCCGCTCCAGTACTCGCAGATGTCGTTCACCGGCCGGATGAACGCGACGGCAGTCTCACCCCTGACCGGCGGTCTGTTGTCCTCGAACGCCGGCGGGTTCCTCTCGCGGAACTTCACGGGGGCTGGCTACGGTGCGGTCGAAATCAAAGGCGAGAGCGACGAACTCCTCGCCGTCCACGTCACCGACGACGGCGTCACCTTCGAGGCGGTCCCGGAACTCGACGGGGCGACGGTCCCCGAGGTGGACGACTACATGGCGGGAGAGCACGGTCTCGATGAAGACCAGATAGCCTGCATCGGCCCGGCCGGCGAGAATCTGGTTCGGTTCGCCTCGATTATGACGACCGAGTCGCGGGCGTTCGGCCGCGGGGGCCTCGGTGCCGTCCTCGGAGCGAAGAACCTGAAGGCGATTACCTTCGAGGGTGATTCTGCTCCGTCGGTCGAAATCAGTCCGACGGCGGCGGATGTTCACCGGGACGCCGCCACCTCCGATAGCATCATGAAACGGCAGGGCACCACCTCTGTGACTGACCTCGCCAACGAAGTCAACGGGATGCCGACGCGGTACTGGTCGGCCCGGCAGTTCGAGGGCATCGAGGGCATCAACGGCGACAGCGTCGAGGCGAAGAAGTTCAAGAAGGGGACCTGTTCGCAGTGTGCCTTCGCGTGTAAACTCCCGACGAAAGACGAGGAGAGCGGCGTCGAGACGGAAGGGCCGGAGTTCGAAACGGTGATGGCGTTCGGGTCGAACGCGGGCGTCGACGACATCGTGGACGTGATGAAGTCCAACGAGCAGTGTGACATCTACGGCGTCGACACAATCTCCTGTGGGAACACCATCGCGGCGTATCTCGCCAGCGAGGACGAGTTCGGCAACACCGACCTGATACACGACCTCGTGGAGAGAATCGCCCACCGCGAGGGCGTCGGTGACACGCTCGCGGAGGGAATCGCCCGCTGTCACGAGGAACTCGGCGTGACGGACTACACGGTCAAGAACCTCGACTTCGCGGCACACGAGGGGCGAACGCTCCACGGGCAGGGACTCGCCTACGCCGTCGCCAACCGGGGTGCCGACCACATGTACGCGACGTTCTACGCGTGGGAGTACCCGCTCGTCGACCCGGACGAAGCGTTCCCACAGAAGGGACTCGAAGACAAGCCCGCGGCCGTGGCGAAACAGGAGAACGCCCGCGCACTGGAGGACTGTGGCGTCCTCTGTCGGTTCTCCCGCGGAATGATGACGCCCGAGCGTCTCTCTGATCTCTTCGAGGCCGACTACGAGACGTTGCTCGACGTGGGTGGGCGCGTGGTCGAACTCGAACGGGCGTTCAACAACCGGCGGGGCTTCGACGTCGAGGACGACGACTTGCCCTACCGCGAGTACATCGAGGGCGACCTCGATGCCGCAATCCGGGAGTACTACGAGGCACGCGGGTGGCGCGAGGACGGCGTCGTCCCCGGCCTCGGGGAACCGGTCGGCGAGTCGACGGCGGCCGGCGACTGA
- a CDS encoding type II toxin-antitoxin system PemK/MazF family toxin: MTNEETPIFERGDIVYGDDPFKGDEDARPWLILSNHEGRPFHGEQYIAVTLTSKSWMDGLIAIPGESWLRGGTPDESRIVPWSVQSIGHEDIDFWQGRLTDDIVDNATTALVKEL, translated from the coding sequence GTGACCAACGAGGAGACGCCGATTTTCGAACGCGGTGACATCGTCTACGGCGATGACCCGTTCAAAGGTGATGAGGATGCTCGGCCTTGGCTCATTCTCTCGAACCACGAAGGTCGTCCGTTCCACGGCGAGCAGTATATCGCGGTAACACTAACGTCGAAGTCTTGGATGGATGGCCTCATCGCCATTCCTGGGGAGAGCTGGCTTCGTGGCGGTACGCCAGACGAGAGCCGGATCGTTCCATGGAGTGTGCAATCAATCGGCCACGAGGACATCGATTTCTGGCAGGGTCGTCTGACGGATGATATCGTCGATAACGCGACTACTGCTCTCGTCAAAGAATTATGA